Proteins encoded together in one Dermacentor variabilis isolate Ectoservices chromosome 2, ASM5094787v1, whole genome shotgun sequence window:
- the LOC142571878 gene encoding uncharacterized protein LOC142571878 isoform X4, with amino-acid sequence MLKKDVKFRMDEKTFIALRKLMALQEGAEADACDQIKALEERSKFFVEKAENLEAGLRAGNIAPEQLPKEARGTLKDLAHAGTLLDCHDLDSESFGKKLERLCQQRKELQDQQSELQGNVANIEQLTHTMEQHLLDVANKDMHTTAADEECKLRRWKRRMMKYRSKVTKLKKHPVSSKKMPDLEDIISISEKLHRLELRIKEVENKLPTLDLPPDEDAIKIALDSVTDRCEELEKAFIKKLEKNRGKQSEEETTASSTN; translated from the exons ATGCTCAAAAAAGACGTCAAATTCAGAATGGACGAAAAAACGTTCATCGCTTTGCGCAAGCTAATGGCTCTTCAAGAAGGTGCAGAAGCGGACGCATGTGACCAAATTAAAGCTCTGGAAGAAAGGTCCAAGTTTTTCGTCGAAAAAG CTGAAAACCTAGAAGCTGGTCTCCGAGCTGGAAACATTGCACCAGAACAATTGCCCAAAGAAGCACGTGGCACCCTTAAAGATCTGGCACATGCAGGAACCCTTCTCGACTGTCATGATTTGGACTCTGAAAG CTTTGGAAAAAAGCTTGAAAGGCTTTGCCAACAACGTAAAGAACTGCAGGACCAGCAATCTGAGCTGCAAGGCAATGTTGCAAATATCGAACAGCTCACCCATACAATGGAGCAACACTT GTTGGATGTGGCCAACAAAGACATGCATACTACAGCAGCAGATGAGGAATGCAAACTTAGAAGGTGGAAAAGACGCATGATGAAATACAGGTCAAAAGTGACCAAGCTGAAG AAACATCCAGTCAGCAGCAAAAAGATGCCAGACCTAGAAGACATCATTTCTATCTCCGAG AAGCTCCACAGACTTGAGCTACGGATAAAGGAAGTTGAAAACAAGCTGCCCACACTTGACCTACCACCG GATGAGGACGCAATCAAGATCGCGCTTGATTCTGTGACTGACCGTTGTGAAGAGTTGGAGAAGGCCTTCATAAAGAAGTTAGAAAAAAATCGAggt
- the LOC142571878 gene encoding uncharacterized protein LOC142571878 isoform X2 has translation MDSSSQLVEDATRGEQEKQVRAWLRKMLKKDVKFRMDEKTFIALRKLMALQEGAEADACDQIKALEERSKFFVEKAENLEAGLRAGNIAPEQLPKEARGTLKDLAHAGTLLDCHDLDSESFGKKLERLCQQRKELQDQQSELQGNVANIEQLTHTMEQHLLDVANKDMHTTAADEECKLRRWKRRMMKYRSKVTKLKKHPVSSKKMPDLEDIISISEKLHRLELRIKEVENKLPTLDLPPDEDAIKIALDSVTDRCEELEKAFIKKLEKNRGAMHAPGDYRL, from the exons ATGGACAGTAGTTCCCAACTAGTCGAGGACGCTACTCGAGGGGAGCAAGAGAAACAG GTGAGAGCCTGGCTTCGCAAAATGCTCAAAAAAGACGTCAAATTCAGAATGGACGAAAAAACGTTCATCGCTTTGCGCAAGCTAATGGCTCTTCAAGAAGGTGCAGAAGCGGACGCATGTGACCAAATTAAAGCTCTGGAAGAAAGGTCCAAGTTTTTCGTCGAAAAAG CTGAAAACCTAGAAGCTGGTCTCCGAGCTGGAAACATTGCACCAGAACAATTGCCCAAAGAAGCACGTGGCACCCTTAAAGATCTGGCACATGCAGGAACCCTTCTCGACTGTCATGATTTGGACTCTGAAAG CTTTGGAAAAAAGCTTGAAAGGCTTTGCCAACAACGTAAAGAACTGCAGGACCAGCAATCTGAGCTGCAAGGCAATGTTGCAAATATCGAACAGCTCACCCATACAATGGAGCAACACTT GTTGGATGTGGCCAACAAAGACATGCATACTACAGCAGCAGATGAGGAATGCAAACTTAGAAGGTGGAAAAGACGCATGATGAAATACAGGTCAAAAGTGACCAAGCTGAAG AAACATCCAGTCAGCAGCAAAAAGATGCCAGACCTAGAAGACATCATTTCTATCTCCGAG AAGCTCCACAGACTTGAGCTACGGATAAAGGAAGTTGAAAACAAGCTGCCCACACTTGACCTACCACCG GATGAGGACGCAATCAAGATCGCGCTTGATTCTGTGACTGACCGTTGTGAAGAGTTGGAGAAGGCCTTCATAAAGAAGTTAGAAAAAAATCGAggt GCAATGCATGCACCTGGTGATTACCGTCTGTGA
- the LOC142571874 gene encoding uncharacterized protein LOC142571874: MSSQVTKDEIRALSDAICSVRFINRHSAFLDFENPEVATAQLELLRSKQLKGKPVQVEPSSPRSSSAYKSDRLLYVRGLPDALLIDRREGKVLLRFKDHESAIKQVIAHDGTDYKFSFAAVRPRWNHRCLPRTVWREG; this comes from the coding sequence ATGTCAAGCCAGGTGACCAAGGATGAAATTCGTGCCCTGTCAGATGCCATCTGCAGTGTCCGCTTTATAAACAGGCACAGTGCATTCCTGGATTTTGAGAACCCAGAAGTGGCTACTGCACAGCTGGAGCTCCTGCGCAGCAAGCAGCTCAAGGGGAAGCCAGTGCAGGTGGAGCCTAGCAGCCCCCGGAGCAGTTCCGCATACAAGTCAGACCgcctgctgtatgtgcgaggacTTCCTGATGCCTTGCTCATTGATCGCCGTGAAGGCAAAGTGCTGCTGAGATTCAAGGACCATGAAAGTGCCATCAAACAAGTTATTGCTCATGATGGGACAGACTACAAGTTCAGCTTTGCTGCTGTTCGTCCTAGATGGAACCACCGGTGTCTGCCCCGAACAGTGTGGCGCGAAGGGTAG
- the LOC142571878 gene encoding uncharacterized protein LOC142571878 isoform X3: protein MDSSSQLVEDATRGEQEKQVRAWLRKMLKKDVKFRMDEKTFIALRKLMALQEGAEADACDQIKALEERSKFFVEKAENLEAGLRAGNIAPEQLPKEARGTLKDLAHAGTLLDCHDLDSESFGKKLERLCQQRKELQDQQSELQGNVANIEQLTHTMEQHLLDVANKDMHTTAADEECKLRRWKRRMMKYRSKVTKLKKLHRLELRIKEVENKLPTLDLPPDEDAIKIALDSVTDRCEELEKAFIKKLEKNRGKQSEEETTASSTN from the exons ATGGACAGTAGTTCCCAACTAGTCGAGGACGCTACTCGAGGGGAGCAAGAGAAACAG GTGAGAGCCTGGCTTCGCAAAATGCTCAAAAAAGACGTCAAATTCAGAATGGACGAAAAAACGTTCATCGCTTTGCGCAAGCTAATGGCTCTTCAAGAAGGTGCAGAAGCGGACGCATGTGACCAAATTAAAGCTCTGGAAGAAAGGTCCAAGTTTTTCGTCGAAAAAG CTGAAAACCTAGAAGCTGGTCTCCGAGCTGGAAACATTGCACCAGAACAATTGCCCAAAGAAGCACGTGGCACCCTTAAAGATCTGGCACATGCAGGAACCCTTCTCGACTGTCATGATTTGGACTCTGAAAG CTTTGGAAAAAAGCTTGAAAGGCTTTGCCAACAACGTAAAGAACTGCAGGACCAGCAATCTGAGCTGCAAGGCAATGTTGCAAATATCGAACAGCTCACCCATACAATGGAGCAACACTT GTTGGATGTGGCCAACAAAGACATGCATACTACAGCAGCAGATGAGGAATGCAAACTTAGAAGGTGGAAAAGACGCATGATGAAATACAGGTCAAAAGTGACCAAGCTGAAG AAGCTCCACAGACTTGAGCTACGGATAAAGGAAGTTGAAAACAAGCTGCCCACACTTGACCTACCACCG GATGAGGACGCAATCAAGATCGCGCTTGATTCTGTGACTGACCGTTGTGAAGAGTTGGAGAAGGCCTTCATAAAGAAGTTAGAAAAAAATCGAggt
- the LOC142571878 gene encoding uncharacterized protein LOC142571878 isoform X1: MDSSSQLVEDATRGEQEKQVRAWLRKMLKKDVKFRMDEKTFIALRKLMALQEGAEADACDQIKALEERSKFFVEKAENLEAGLRAGNIAPEQLPKEARGTLKDLAHAGTLLDCHDLDSESFGKKLERLCQQRKELQDQQSELQGNVANIEQLTHTMEQHLLDVANKDMHTTAADEECKLRRWKRRMMKYRSKVTKLKKHPVSSKKMPDLEDIISISEKLHRLELRIKEVENKLPTLDLPPDEDAIKIALDSVTDRCEELEKAFIKKLEKNRGKQSEEETTASSTN, translated from the exons ATGGACAGTAGTTCCCAACTAGTCGAGGACGCTACTCGAGGGGAGCAAGAGAAACAG GTGAGAGCCTGGCTTCGCAAAATGCTCAAAAAAGACGTCAAATTCAGAATGGACGAAAAAACGTTCATCGCTTTGCGCAAGCTAATGGCTCTTCAAGAAGGTGCAGAAGCGGACGCATGTGACCAAATTAAAGCTCTGGAAGAAAGGTCCAAGTTTTTCGTCGAAAAAG CTGAAAACCTAGAAGCTGGTCTCCGAGCTGGAAACATTGCACCAGAACAATTGCCCAAAGAAGCACGTGGCACCCTTAAAGATCTGGCACATGCAGGAACCCTTCTCGACTGTCATGATTTGGACTCTGAAAG CTTTGGAAAAAAGCTTGAAAGGCTTTGCCAACAACGTAAAGAACTGCAGGACCAGCAATCTGAGCTGCAAGGCAATGTTGCAAATATCGAACAGCTCACCCATACAATGGAGCAACACTT GTTGGATGTGGCCAACAAAGACATGCATACTACAGCAGCAGATGAGGAATGCAAACTTAGAAGGTGGAAAAGACGCATGATGAAATACAGGTCAAAAGTGACCAAGCTGAAG AAACATCCAGTCAGCAGCAAAAAGATGCCAGACCTAGAAGACATCATTTCTATCTCCGAG AAGCTCCACAGACTTGAGCTACGGATAAAGGAAGTTGAAAACAAGCTGCCCACACTTGACCTACCACCG GATGAGGACGCAATCAAGATCGCGCTTGATTCTGTGACTGACCGTTGTGAAGAGTTGGAGAAGGCCTTCATAAAGAAGTTAGAAAAAAATCGAggt